Within Sorghum bicolor cultivar BTx623 chromosome 2, Sorghum_bicolor_NCBIv3, whole genome shotgun sequence, the genomic segment GAATAGTACAATATACTGAAgtcaatattattttttttctttcgatgaAGTAATACACCACCCGGACAGAGAGTGTCTATTGGATATTACCGTAACAAAAAGCAACCCATTTAaattattttacaaaatataagATGCTGGTGTTATTTCTAGAAAGAGTTGAATACAATGGCGGCCCTTTTAACTTATGTGCATGTGCCACTTAGGTCTACGAACTTGTAAACTTGAAATCTGCCTCCCTGAACTTGTTTAGTCGTGCACCAGAGGTCCATATTCCTTTGGAGGACGTTGATGAtaaaattttacaaaaccaccctctataGTATCTTACTACCTCCAGCACTCCTTCTCTACTAACATCGGCGTCCACGCATTGCTCCAAGGCTGGCTTGCTGCGCCCCCGCCGCACTTGCATATCAGCCCGCCGTGTCTCTTGGCGTGACAAGGGTGATGCTCGGTGAGGTCGTGGCCATGTGGACCGCAGTGTCATGGTTGTCAGTGAAAGATGGAAATGTCGTGGTAGTCAAGGCAGCGAGACCTGGCAGATCGACATGGGGAGGATGGCCTATCTTTGGTGCGGACTCCTCACTCGACATGCAGCCGAGGCTGGAGGTGCTCTTCTCCGATGATGTTGCGCGCCACCGTGAGGTCTCTCGGGCATCGTCCAACAGCAAGGCTCCACCGTGGGCCACAAAACCAAGGAGTTTAGACTTTCCACGGCGAGGCATCATATCGCTGAAGCCCATCCACAACAGCGAGATGGACGACGCAGGCAAATGCGCACCGGTTCATCTCGGCCCTTCGGGAGGGGTTTTAGGTGCAAGTGGGTGGACGCGGGGTGCACAACTAAGAAAATAACTATGCTAGGGTgttttatataaaattttatctTAGTCGGCAAAATATAAAGAGATATGGACCTTCGGTGCATGactaaacaagtttagggagGCAGATTTCGAGTTTTTAAGTTTATGGATCTAAGTGGCACAGGCGCACAAGTTAAAGAGCCAAAAAAATTTTATAGTTTTATAAGACATTGAAATATAAGGCCCAATCCCATGAAAATTATTCTCATATTATTAGCTATAAAATTTGCTTTTctaatggccttgtttagttcatccaaaaaccaaaaacttttcaagattctctgtcatatagatgaaaacaaaaactaattgcacagtttgcctttaaatcacgagatgaatcttttgaggctagttagtccgtgattggataatgtttgaaaaataaaaacgaaaatgctacagtaccgaaatctaaatttttttgaactaaacaaggccaatgtTCTACATTATAGTGAGAGAGCAAAAGAAAGATGTCGACGTCAAAAACGATGATTGTCTTGGATTGTACGGCTAGCAAGGCCTATTTGGCTTCCACCGCTGCCGCACGCACGCCATAGTTGTGGCCACACCGTGAGTGTGGCGGACGAACATGCTGAGCTCCTTTGTTTGGAAGGGTAAAATAAAGAGGGCCCCTTTGGATCACAGGATAGGAAATATGTAGGAATAGGAAAACCTTAGGAATACATATGCCATACCCCTCCGTTCCTACGAAAATTCAAAACACAGGAAAGCTGAAATGAAGTCCTTTGGCAGTAGCACAGGTGAAACACAGGAATAAGCCACAGAGACTAGATGCTtccattattttttaaaatcttGAACATCTACCAGTTATTCATTCAAAGTCACTCGCTTTGTTGTTTGCCTCTGGAATGACCCAGGCCAGCCCACGTAAGGCTCACCAGAAGCTgccaaccaaaaaaaaaagaacatgcACAGAGCGCGGGCACACACTTTGTTTCCCGCCAGGAAAAATTCCATGAGGTCTGAGCTAATGTTTTGTTTCCTATGGAATAGAGTCATAGGATTCTAATCCTATGGAAAACTTCCTTTGTTTTTCATATCAACCAAAGGCTAGGAAAGAAAATATTCCTTAGGAAAGCTAATCCTACAAAAATCCTTTGCCCACCCTGTGAACCAAAGGGGCCCAGAAAATTGTGTAGGATAGGATTctcaaagaattttttttcctACTTTGGTTTATAGGAAAAGTACAGGAAGCATTCCATAGAATTGGCCTAACCAAAGGTCTTCTGTATTACATAGCTAAAATACCTACTCGCTTGGCTGATAAACCataactaaaaatattatttattgatttgttaagaaaaaaatactattgaatggctaacagattcgacagataagctcaagcaaacaAAGCGAGCCGAACATTTATTTCTTCAACTCGATATGCCAAACAAGTACTGTTGTAAATAAATTTATGGTTCAAATTGCAAACCTACGGAATAAACGAAACAGCGCTTCGCAGAATTATCAGATTACATATGCCTTCATCATACGAAGCGCATTGAGATCAACATCCATTTCGTCCTTCCGAAAGAAAGTAGCTTTGAGTCCAAGTGTCCCAGGTGTGGttgtattttcaaaaaaaaaaagagtctaTTCTGGTTGTTACGTGCTCCATTGCCTCACCAATTCACGGATATAACTGATGACCAAAGATTTCCATGACTCACAATTTGACTCAGGGTGGATATTAAAGAGATGTAAATATGTTGTACACATATTTTGTTACACAAGTGGTTTCGACctatatatgatatatattaaTTAACTGAAGTCACCCAACCCCAAAGGACGTATGATGATTCTCAATCTCTTTAGTTTTGATTTGACAACCTCGTTTTAGCTATATTTCCCTGGAATAGATTACATATACACCCATATTATCGACAGAGGAACCAACCAGTGTTCCTCCCAGATTTGTCTTGCATCTGTGTATAAAGATCAACAGCTGGTGTCGCAAAAAATATGCAGGGAATCCCAGCAGAGGAACGAGCAGATCTTCTCACTGCTCTCCGAATTCTGACCAGTATACACATTCCGGATGCGAAGCCTAACGAAAGAGGGCGTGCCAAGACCTGTGCTGGCAAGAGAGCTAGGCTCTTACTCTCACTGTTGATCATTCGCGTGGTACTGTGACGATGATCCTCCGAAGCAAATATCCATATCAAAGGCGAGTTGGGTGCTATAACTTGGAGCGTGATCTAAGTGGGCATCCTCCTTCGAAAGCATGGTCGAGTACTTCCTCGATGCGCTTCACAAGCAGAATCTGACAGCAGCAAAAATTTAATAAGCACCAAAAGGCAGATTTCAGCAATACCCTCTTCCACAACTACATATCAAGAGGTTCTATGTTTGAATCTAGTATGCGAATACCCCTAAAGTGCATGAATCTAGCATTCTAGCTTTAGATTTAGTAGCTCCAATGCTAAGAATATCGTCAAAGATCACACCAAAGTACCAAACAGCTGCCCAAGCAACATGCAAACAACAATGCAACAACATACCTCCATGCCAGAGAGAATCGGTGATGGAACCTCTGATAAGTCCTTCAAGTTCCTTTCAGGTAAAATTACTCTCTTGATTCCATAGCGATGTGCCGCAAGTACCTAAATTCCACAGAAATGTCGAGTTAAATAAAGCAGAAGGATACCAACACAAAAATGATTAAATGTTCCACATTTTCCAAgtgaaaagataaaaaaggaagcggtttttcctcaaaaaaaaaaagggaagcGGTTAGGCAATGGTCATGTACCTTGTCCTTAACACCACCAACTGGTAATACAAGGCCCCTTAGAGTCATCTCTCCAGTCATAGCAGTATCTGCTCTGACTTTTCTGTTACTAAAAAGTGACACCAGAGCCGTTACCAATGTCACACCTGCAGAAGGCCCATCCTTTGGCACAGCACCAGCAGGAAAATGTATGTGAATATCACGGCTCTCCAATAAATTGATATCAGAAGTAGGTGACAAATTGAGGTCAGCAGCTCTTGCTCTCACCTGTAAAAATCAAGGTCGTGTTGTAGTTACAAAACAATGGATTATTCAATTTGAGATGTCCCCACATGCAAAACTAATCAATTAAGCTTGTGCTATTTAATATAAATAGAATTTTGCAAAGAAAATACAGTTAAAATTCCAAAGCTTCAACAATAGGGATGCAAGTGGGCACGCAATGATAAGAACACAGAGGTGCTAACAGGTGGCAATGCCGTTCTAATTTATTTTAGCAAGTTTTGGGTTGACCCCAAAAATAACCCAAGACAATGGGAACTTGCAACTTCTATCCACCAGAGTTTAGATAAACATAGAAGCATGAATTCGCTATGCAAATAAGGTTTGTCAAACAATTTCAATGCTGTTACATGTAATATGTATTTGTGTATGCATGTATATAGCTGGACTGGGCCCGGGCCGTGTGCTTCCTATAGCCAGCTGGCTCTCTCCTGTAATTATTATGGACAGGGATAGGAGTTTATGGATAGGAATAGGGAGGAGATCTTGTTTGGTTATGTTTCTATAAACCCAAGAtctcctccggactatatataCATGTAACCCTGTAccttgatcaatcaatctaCATTTCCAAGCaatcttgtttactttcaaatgTGGATAAATGCCAGGACAAGAAGATCCATACCCATGTCAGAGCTAGCTGCGCTGACTCCTTAATAACATCACCAAGCTGCCCAGTCAAATGCAAGTCACCCTTGCCGACCATGGCTGTAGCCTCCACAAACTGAACTTCCCCACCAACCGAAGTCCAGACAAGACCAACTGAAACTCCTGGGCTTGCTACCCGATCTGCAGCTTCTCTATCATCAAATCTAGGAGGCTGTACCACAAACATCAAGTTCCTGTTTAGATACAACGAAAAGAATGATAGAACTCTGTATTTGTCCATGAAATTGTGTTTAAACATGATATCATACCCCAAGTACTTTCTCTAGCATAGCCTCATCAACAATCATAGGAGATGGATTTTCGTAAGTGTTTGATATGTCATGCTCCATAGGAATAACTTCCATTTCAACTTCACCACCATCAGCAAGCCTTGAATCAAGAAGAGTTGTAGTAATTGGTTGTATTTCCTTGCCaagtctaagagttttaacttGCTCTGCAACCTTAACAGCAGCTGCACGGGCCAACGCAGCTAGGTTCCGCTCAAGATTGCGCACACCAGCTTCTCTTGTGTACCTCTCGATGATCAGTTTGACCATAGCCTGCAcaaatgaccagcaagtataCATCAATGAACACAAGGGGGAAAAAATAGAATGAAGCTGGAAGACAACTCCGTGAAGACTAGCAACTAGCTAGATTAAGACAGACACAAACACTAACagaaaataaaaggaaaagaGGCTGGAAAAAACAATAAAAAGCTTGCTATTAACAAACAGCTGGATGACTAGGTGTAGGATCAAGGCCATAAGGTATTCAATCCTTTCACAAGTTAAGCACCGGAGCTTTGCCTCCTCAATGTCGGGCATCCGGGAAGCGCCATCAAACACACAATTACCGTGATGTTCCCATAGCCACCAATGCCACAAGAATTACCATGGACTCAGTTCTATTGTCTaggtgttcgagaaaaaaggaGCTCTATTGTCTagcagaaaactcatttgtcGCAAGCATGGTGAAAATGCAGAATATAGCAAAAGCAAAATTTCCAACTTGTGAACAAATGAGCTAAAAGTTGTTTCTTGCTAAATTAGTGAAAAAGGCATCTCAAGACACAGAAAAAATTCCAATATTAACTGATTAACAGCAGTCCAAACAAACATCGTAATACTGTTGGTATATTTATATTCACAAATAGAATATCACACTTCCTACATAGTAAGAAGTATAGCATTTGCAGTTGCCATTTTAAAGTGACCATAAATGCCTTTTGCCATCAACATGCTATAACTTATAGTTAAAAAGGAGCAAAATTGATAAATTATGTTGGCTTGGCATTCATTATTTTTGTGGACATGCATTAATGAAATCAACACAGTAGAAAGTGAAGACTAGTAAAGGTGCAGCAGAAACTCCAGCTGTGTCATACCTCAGGAATCTGAAGATTTGTCATACTCAAGCCATGCTGCTCCAGTACCCTTGGTATGAGATGTTTCATGGCTATTTTTAACTTCTCTTCGGGTGTGTAGCCTGGCAGCTCAATGACTTCCATCCTATCTAACAGAGGAGGGGGTATAGGTTGCATCCTATTGGCAGTTGCAACAAATATGACTTTCGACAGGTCGAACGGCACATTCAAATAGCTAGTGATCATATTAAGGAATTTCTTATCATATATAAACCACAGATCAAGCAGCACAAGCCCAAAGAATTTGATGGTGAGTATCGAATTCACAAATAAACTAAGAGCTTGGCCTTTTAGTCTCCGCCATTATTCAACTAAATCAGAAACCAACACGCTTCGTACAACTCACAAATGCTTAATTATAAGAAACAATGCCAAGAGAGGTAAAACTGTCCCTCCATTTAAAAAACAACAAATAAATCATAGCTCCACTGTAACGATAAATGAAAGGATACTGATCGTTGAATGCTTTGTTCTGCTCAGGGTCAAGAACTTCTAGTAGTGCTGATGCTGGATCACCACGTACATCAGAACCAGTCTTGTCAATTTCATCTAGAAGCATCACTGGATTGCTCACAGATACCCTCTGCATTTTTTTAGTAAGAACTCATATTTAGAAAATGTTCTATTCGAATAGTTCCTAGAGACGTTTAGGGTTATATTTAGAGCTTTTAGTTCATACTTTAGTAAACAAACATCATTTAATAGAAGGGGGGACTAACAGACTTTTTGCAATCGCTGTTGAATTATTAATACAAGTAGGTTAGAAGAACATCTCTGTGgttagaacttagaagaacaGATAAAATAGCTACTTCAGAATGGGAAGAAGAACAGGATTGAACCTTTAGTCCATCAATAAGTCTCCCTGGCATGCTTCCAATGTATGTCCTTCGGTGGCCCCTAATATCAGCTTCATCCTTTACACCACCAAGAGAGATTCTTATGAATTTTCTGTTCAGGGCCTTTGCTATGGAGGAGGCCAAAGATGTCTTCCCAACACCAGGTGGTCCAACAAAACACAGCACTGGACCCCTGGCATCAGGTTTAAGCTGCGAGCAAATTAATAGAACTCCATAAGATATAAACTACATTAACCAGGATAGGAACGTTTGCACATAAGAAAAGGATGCACAGATCAACCACAAACCTTACGAACAGCCAAATACTCAATAATCCTTTGCTTAACTTTTGTTAGTCCATAATGATCCTGATCAAGGCTCTCTTTTGCAGCTCTAAGGTCAAGCTCCCTTTCTTCACTAACTTTTTGCCAAGGAAGGTCAGCAACAAGTTCCAAGTAGGCTCGGGAGCTACTATAACCAGGTTGCTGAGGTTGCATCTTTCGTAGGCGCCTGTACAAAAAGCTAGCTAGATACAAAAAACTCCAGTACCAAATGTGCACAGAGATAGAAGGATATGGCATGATAGCTTACCTCATTTCCCTTTGAGCGTGCTTCCAAATATTAGCGGGCATTCCTGCATTCTGCATCTTTCTCTCCAGTGCAGCcacatcatcttcatcatcatcgtTATCACCAAGTTCTTCTTTTATGGCCCTCATCTGCATATTAGCATGGCCATCGGATAAAAATGTCTATTTTGAAAACAGAAGGCCAACTAAAGTTACTCAACACCCCCTTACAAGAAAAACACTGTTTGTTTGTTTCTCAGAAGACAGAGGTTGCTGAAACACATAAACAGTGCAAAAGTTCTAGACCCCAAACGTGGAGATTAGCAGACAAACCTGCTGGCGCAGTAGAAATTCTTTTTGTGACTTGGATAGCTGCCCCTCAACCTTCTGCGTTATTTTCTCAGCTACAAGGATGGACTGCCATCAcaagaaaaaaacaaattaaattGATACTGACAATAATAAGACAAAGGGTAAAATTACCacattaattattaaataacaaACTGTAAAGTATCTTCACCTGCAGGTGTCTGTCTACAAGTTCAGTTGCCTTTGAAAGTCTAACTTTCAAGTCAACTGAATCCAGCATCGAAAGCTGCTCCTCAAAACTTATCTCAAAGCTAGCAACAAAAATATCAGCTAGCCTGTAAACAGGAACTGTATCAAGAAGCACCTTTGTCCTACCAACCGTCTTCTGCTTCTGCAGTTAGAAAAAAACAGTGTCATTGTAAGTTAGGCTCATCGATAATTTCAAGTATTTCACCTCGCATAGAAGTCAGGCACCATAAATCAACAAATTGAGGATATTGCATCCCTTCAAATTGCTACTGTGCCGGCAAAAAGAGCTCACAAACTCACTGTGCTCCAgaccctcacaaatcactctTAGATCAGTGACATACAAGGAGCATTCTCAGTAGGAGTCCTAGTTGAATTTTTTAATCTCTGGGGCCTCCTCTTCAAGATTGTACTACAACCTGATGTGGAGGTGTGCACCATTGGTGTCTTTCATGTTCTGGAATTTACTTAGCCAAGTCATCATATGAGGAATTCTTTCAAGGATCTATTCAG encodes:
- the LOC8063307 gene encoding lon protease homolog 2, peroxisomal produces the protein MADAPVELPSRLAILPFRNKVLLPGAIVRIRCTNPSSVKLVEQELWQKEEKGLIGVLPVRDSEATAVGSLLSPGVGSDSGEGGSKAGGSAGESSRQDTKNGKDPIHWHSKGVAARALHLSRGVEKPSGRVTYIVVLEGLCRFNVQELSARGPYHVARVSRLDMTKIELDQAEQDPDLIALSRQFKATAMELISVLEQKQKTVGRTKVLLDTVPVYRLADIFVASFEISFEEQLSMLDSVDLKVRLSKATELVDRHLQSILVAEKITQKVEGQLSKSQKEFLLRQQMRAIKEELGDNDDDEDDVAALERKMQNAGMPANIWKHAQREMRRLRKMQPQQPGYSSSRAYLELVADLPWQKVSEERELDLRAAKESLDQDHYGLTKVKQRIIEYLAVRKLKPDARGPVLCFVGPPGVGKTSLASSIAKALNRKFIRISLGGVKDEADIRGHRRTYIGSMPGRLIDGLKRVSVSNPVMLLDEIDKTGSDVRGDPASALLEVLDPEQNKAFNDHYLNVPFDLSKVIFVATANRMQPIPPPLLDRMEVIELPGYTPEEKLKIAMKHLIPRVLEQHGLSMTNLQIPEAMVKLIIERYTREAGVRNLERNLAALARAAAVKVAEQVKTLRLGKEIQPITTTLLDSRLADGGEVEMEVIPMEHDISNTYENPSPMIVDEAMLEKVLGPPRFDDREAADRVASPGVSVGLVWTSVGGEVQFVEATAMVGKGDLHLTGQLGDVIKESAQLALTWVRARAADLNLSPTSDINLLESRDIHIHFPAGAVPKDGPSAGVTLVTALVSLFSNRKVRADTAMTGEMTLRGLVLPVGGVKDKVLAAHRYGIKRVILPERNLKDLSEVPSPILSGMEILLVKRIEEVLDHAFEGGCPLRSRSKL